A window of Candidatus Xiphinematobacter sp. Idaho Grape contains these coding sequences:
- a CDS encoding DUF883 family protein — MSDPTETISTSEAISASAKKKLESSSEHARRAWEATAQAAKHVGDTVKKEAQAVLSSGKDHLGKAAQNLSEAASDACGTLRGQASQKIHTCREQTEAALEEVSAKAKTLQSNVEDYVHSHPLKSVGIAAGIGFVLGFVLWRR; from the coding sequence ATGTCAGATCCAACTGAAACCATATCAACCTCGGAAGCTATCTCAGCATCGGCAAAAAAGAAATTAGAAAGCAGTTCAGAGCATGCCCGTAGGGCATGGGAAGCCACTGCCCAGGCCGCGAAACACGTAGGTGATACAGTGAAAAAAGAGGCTCAGGCTGTACTTTCCAGTGGCAAGGATCACCTTGGAAAAGCAGCCCAAAATCTCAGCGAGGCTGCTTCTGACGCTTGCGGAACCCTGCGTGGCCAGGCTTCTCAGAAGATCCATACTTGCCGAGAGCAAACCGAGGCTGCCCTTGAAGAGGTTTCCGCTAAGGCGAAAACTCTCCAATCTAATGTTGAGGATTATGTTCATTCTCATCCGTTGAAGTCCGTCGGAATCGCAGCAGGAATTGGCTTTGTCTTAGGATTCGTCCTTTGGCGACGCTAA
- a CDS encoding cysteine desulfurase family protein, translated as MVYLDYNATTPLAEEALNAMMPYLANKDTYGNPSSQHRVGRRARAAIDNAREVLSSLLKVHPHEIIFTGGGTEANNLAVLGLARARLPGRGTHLITCATEHHAVLHSFEYLRREGFEVTILPVDRFGQVDPNQLSAAIRPETALVSIMSANNETGTLQPISVLAEICREQGVFFHSDMVQSFGKQPISPHEVGVDALSIAAHKFYGPKGVGALFLRSGVSMEAIHFGGSQEGRHRPGTENVAGIVGLSSAAAMATGFMPGEASRLMALRERLWGGLSDIYPEAVCNGHPKDILPNTLNVSFPNVQGGETLLIALDLEGICVSSSSACMVGSMQPSHVLLAMGVPTSLAQSTIRFSLGHFTTEKEIETTVHAMQRVLHRVAGLRMDKMCK; from the coding sequence ATGGTTTATTTAGACTACAATGCGACTACCCCTCTGGCTGAAGAAGCGCTTAATGCTATGATGCCTTATCTGGCCAATAAGGATACTTATGGTAATCCTTCTAGTCAACATAGAGTAGGAAGGCGAGCTAGGGCAGCTATCGACAATGCTCGCGAGGTACTTTCTTCCTTGCTAAAAGTGCACCCGCATGAAATCATCTTTACAGGCGGGGGTACGGAGGCTAATAACCTGGCTGTTCTTGGTCTGGCTCGTGCCAGGCTTCCAGGGAGGGGAACTCACCTTATTACTTGTGCCACAGAACACCATGCGGTACTGCACTCCTTCGAGTACCTTCGTCGTGAGGGTTTTGAGGTTACTATCCTTCCGGTGGACCGTTTTGGGCAGGTAGATCCTAATCAGCTTAGTGCTGCGATTCGTCCAGAGACTGCGCTAGTGTCTATTATGTCAGCAAACAATGAGACAGGGACTCTGCAACCCATTTCAGTTTTAGCGGAGATCTGTCGGGAACAAGGGGTGTTCTTCCATAGCGATATGGTACAAAGCTTCGGCAAGCAGCCGATCTCTCCTCACGAAGTTGGCGTAGATGCACTCTCAATTGCTGCCCATAAGTTCTATGGCCCCAAGGGGGTTGGAGCGCTTTTTCTCCGCTCAGGAGTTTCCATGGAGGCGATTCATTTTGGAGGCTCCCAAGAAGGTCGACATAGACCAGGTACTGAAAATGTAGCCGGTATTGTCGGACTTTCCTCAGCAGCAGCTATGGCTACAGGGTTTATGCCTGGGGAGGCTTCTAGACTAATGGCATTGCGCGAACGTCTGTGGGGAGGCCTGAGCGATATTTACCCGGAGGCGGTGTGTAACGGACATCCTAAGGATATTCTGCCAAATACACTCAACGTCAGCTTTCCTAATGTGCAAGGGGGCGAGACCTTGCTTATTGCTCTCGACCTGGAAGGGATCTGTGTCTCCAGTAGCTCGGCGTGTATGGTAGGTTCTATGCAGCCTTCTCATGTTCTCCTTGCCATGGGAGTTCCTACAAGTCTCGCACAATCGACCATTCGTTTTTCCCTGGGGCATTTTACTACGGAAAAAGAAATAGAAACTACCGTACATGCTATGCAACGTGTTCTACACCGTGTCGCAGGGTTGCGGATGGATAAAATGTGCAAATAG
- the trpD gene encoding anthranilate phosphoribosyltransferase, producing the protein MNDIWIRRVLSGEELSRQEIQEACCMLLDEKGAPEMKAGFLRGLHRRGETPSEIASFAEVLLEQSINPVPAALRHSGVLLDVCGTGGDGLGLFNVSTAVMFVAAACGALVVKIGNRGFTSRSGGADVLEALGVNISMPIERVPIVLESTGCVFLFAATYYPAFQAVAAVRHLLSRENIPTVFNLLGPLLNPVRPNYQLVGVCDPLLMESYAYILGLLGRKAAWVVCGNVESSDKVMDEVSIAGQTTVCTLQQDGRKRIFQISPRYFGIAAARLSDLLGGDAGENARILLNILKGSDCGPRRNMVLANAAAALCACKIATNLLHGVELASEAINSGEAFLRLQKLIKFSY; encoded by the coding sequence GTGAATGACATATGGATAAGGAGAGTCTTATCTGGAGAAGAGTTAAGTCGGCAAGAGATACAAGAGGCGTGCTGTATGCTTCTCGACGAGAAAGGTGCTCCTGAAATGAAGGCAGGGTTTTTGCGCGGACTGCATCGCCGTGGAGAAACGCCAAGCGAAATAGCCTCATTCGCAGAAGTATTACTGGAGCAGAGCATTAATCCTGTGCCAGCCGCTCTCCGCCATTCTGGCGTTCTTCTAGATGTCTGCGGGACAGGTGGAGACGGGCTCGGACTTTTTAATGTTTCAACCGCAGTGATGTTTGTTGCTGCGGCATGTGGAGCTCTAGTGGTGAAGATTGGCAACCGGGGCTTTACCTCGCGTAGTGGTGGTGCGGACGTGCTAGAGGCTCTTGGAGTCAACATATCTATGCCTATCGAGAGGGTCCCCATAGTGCTTGAATCTACCGGTTGTGTATTTCTCTTTGCAGCAACCTATTATCCGGCGTTTCAAGCAGTTGCCGCAGTACGTCACCTTCTTTCCAGAGAAAATATCCCCACCGTTTTCAACCTTTTGGGTCCTCTCCTTAACCCTGTTCGTCCCAACTACCAGTTAGTGGGGGTCTGTGACCCACTGTTAATGGAGAGCTACGCCTACATTTTAGGTCTGCTTGGAAGAAAAGCGGCATGGGTAGTTTGCGGCAATGTTGAATCGTCGGATAAAGTCATGGATGAAGTTTCTATAGCAGGGCAAACAACAGTGTGCACTCTTCAGCAAGACGGTAGAAAAAGGATTTTTCAGATCTCTCCCCGCTATTTTGGGATTGCCGCGGCTCGCCTGAGCGATCTTCTAGGTGGAGATGCTGGGGAGAACGCACGTATACTTCTGAACATCCTGAAGGGATCAGACTGTGGTCCCCGAAGGAACATGGTCTTAGCAAATGCTGCTGCTGCTCTCTGCGCCTGTAAAATTGCAACTAATCTTCTCCATGGTGTAGAACTTGCTTCTGAAGCTATCAATTCTGGGGAAGCATTCCTCCGACTACAGAAGCTAATCAAGTTCAGCTACTAA
- the kdsB gene encoding 3-deoxy-manno-octulosonate cytidylyltransferase → MGRLVIIIPARWASTRFPGKSLCLLAGKPVLQHVWERCCCCMQVDDVYIATDDERIFQAAKNFGAQVVRTSHTHLTGTDRVAEVAARLPGGVTHIINVQGDEPILDPYLLQRLVQTIDNSKHLEMLTAATPFPKWADPNNPHMVKVVINSQGHALYFSRSAIPFVQHEEDYPCRLLHVGMYGFEKAFLLKFVSWKPSPLERWEKLEQLRALENGVRIQVLLTQRASIGVDTPNDIGKVEAILQAEHNNFV, encoded by the coding sequence ATGGGACGTCTAGTCATTATCATCCCAGCAAGATGGGCTTCCACACGATTTCCTGGAAAATCTTTATGCCTTCTTGCTGGGAAGCCCGTATTACAACATGTGTGGGAGCGGTGTTGCTGTTGTATGCAAGTAGATGATGTCTACATTGCCACAGATGATGAGCGGATCTTTCAAGCGGCAAAGAACTTTGGTGCACAAGTCGTCCGCACTTCCCATACGCACCTTACCGGAACCGATCGTGTTGCTGAAGTGGCTGCCAGGCTACCAGGGGGGGTTACCCACATCATCAATGTTCAGGGTGATGAACCAATTTTGGATCCATATCTCCTACAGCGCCTTGTACAGACCATTGACAACTCCAAGCACTTGGAAATGCTCACAGCAGCAACTCCGTTCCCAAAGTGGGCCGATCCGAACAATCCTCACATGGTCAAGGTAGTAATCAATAGTCAAGGGCATGCACTCTATTTTTCTCGCAGTGCAATCCCCTTTGTCCAGCATGAAGAGGATTACCCTTGTCGGCTACTGCATGTAGGGATGTACGGCTTTGAAAAAGCGTTTCTTTTAAAATTCGTTTCTTGGAAACCCTCTCCACTAGAACGGTGGGAAAAGCTGGAACAACTCAGAGCACTAGAAAATGGCGTCCGGATTCAAGTGCTCCTTACGCAGCGTGCCTCCATAGGTGTAGATACCCCCAATGACATTGGGAAAGTAGAAGCAATTCTTCAGGCAGAACACAACAACTTTGTTTAG
- a CDS encoding D-glycero-alpha-D-manno-heptose-1,7-bisphosphate 7-phosphatase, with translation MATENNNEQPAVFFDRDGTLMKEVHFCHDPVNVHAIPGMCASLRRLRMQGWLVFVITNQSGIAYGKISLSEYEAVHCELMRQLDYQVDATYFCPAVPGGIERRRKPDIGMVLEATKAFSVDLPHSYFIGDKATDIECGRRAGMTSLLVTTGYGTQHLSCGADKIFEDAVAAIDFILRKSALWDV, from the coding sequence ATGGCAACGGAAAATAATAACGAGCAACCTGCTGTTTTTTTTGATCGTGATGGGACATTAATGAAGGAAGTCCATTTTTGCCATGATCCTGTCAATGTACATGCCATCCCTGGGATGTGTGCATCGCTTCGTCGATTGCGGATGCAGGGATGGTTGGTTTTTGTCATTACCAATCAAAGTGGCATTGCATATGGGAAGATTTCACTCTCTGAGTATGAGGCAGTTCACTGTGAATTAATGCGTCAACTGGATTATCAGGTTGATGCTACTTACTTCTGTCCTGCAGTCCCTGGTGGAATAGAACGGCGTCGCAAGCCCGATATCGGAATGGTCCTGGAGGCTACAAAAGCATTTTCTGTGGATTTACCACACTCTTATTTCATCGGCGATAAGGCTACTGATATCGAATGTGGAAGACGAGCTGGCATGACCTCCCTCCTTGTAACTACTGGATACGGCACACAACATCTGAGTTGCGGAGCCGATAAAATTTTCGAGGATGCTGTGGCGGCTATAGATTTTATTCTGCGTAAATCAGCACTATGGGACGTCTAG
- a CDS encoding bifunctional heptose 7-phosphate kinase/heptose 1-phosphate adenyltransferase, with product MNVHRLQRLLCTFATKRLAVIGDIMLDEFVWGRVCRVSPEAPVPVVEVQSETHYPGGAANVARNLKPFCQTVYIFGLIGRDSAGDCLARLLKDEGILTGYLVKQKNFSTVVKTRIVALHQQIVRIDRENNGLSTADTRTTSKQVLEMFQQLLPSLDGIIFEDYGKGFLNQELKDQLCHMANGKGVFIAADPSSRNLLDWTGVTVIKPNRSEVFDFAGVPSALVNIANPVEDRQLLQACRRLQARWELPQLLITLGEQGMLLIRPGFSPHYIPAHAKEVFDVSGAGDTTIAMYTLALCASATPEEAAEISNHAASIVVGKLGTATLTAEELKGSFEQ from the coding sequence ATGAATGTCCACAGGTTACAACGACTTCTTTGCACATTTGCCACCAAGCGACTAGCTGTTATCGGAGATATTATGCTAGATGAGTTTGTCTGGGGAAGGGTGTGTAGGGTCTCTCCAGAAGCGCCTGTCCCAGTGGTAGAAGTCCAAAGTGAAACTCACTACCCCGGTGGAGCCGCGAATGTAGCCCGAAATCTCAAGCCGTTTTGCCAAACTGTATACATCTTTGGTCTCATTGGCAGGGACTCTGCAGGAGACTGCCTAGCTCGGCTGCTGAAGGACGAAGGAATCCTAACAGGCTATCTTGTTAAGCAAAAGAATTTTTCTACGGTTGTGAAGACCCGCATTGTTGCTCTCCACCAGCAGATAGTCCGGATTGACAGGGAAAACAATGGTCTCTCTACTGCTGACACAAGAACAACAAGCAAGCAGGTCCTAGAGATGTTCCAGCAACTGCTGCCTTCACTGGACGGCATCATCTTCGAAGATTATGGCAAGGGTTTTCTCAATCAAGAGTTGAAAGATCAGTTATGTCATATGGCTAATGGGAAAGGTGTTTTCATAGCTGCTGATCCAAGCTCTAGAAATCTTTTAGATTGGACCGGTGTGACTGTTATAAAACCGAATCGAAGTGAGGTTTTCGATTTTGCAGGCGTTCCGTCTGCGCTCGTTAACATTGCTAATCCAGTAGAAGATAGACAATTGTTACAAGCCTGCAGAAGGCTACAAGCACGCTGGGAACTTCCGCAATTGCTGATTACGCTGGGTGAGCAGGGTATGCTTCTGATCCGTCCTGGGTTTTCCCCTCATTATATTCCCGCTCACGCCAAGGAGGTTTTTGATGTTTCCGGAGCGGGAGATACCACTATTGCCATGTATACTTTGGCACTATGTGCTAGTGCTACACCAGAGGAAGCTGCTGAAATTTCTAACCATGCAGCTAGTATAGTAGTCGGAAAGTTGGGTACAGCTACCCTGACTGCGGAGGAACTAAAGGGAAGCTTTGAACAGTAA
- a CDS encoding PhoH family protein — MESLVLEFDSARMLRSLYGNEERFLYDMESKLGVRIITRDGWIRIEGKRSAVERACSVFRELENAKKHGINIRQHEFQHALFSSTRLHGGNTLSNLVESKILCSPNKPPVVPRTAGQKAYIEAIKNADITFGLGPAGTGKTYLAMALAVAALKQDKIGRIILTRPAVEAGEALGFLPGDLKDKILPYLRPFYDALHDMLGTDEIQRSICKGVMEIAPLAYMRGRTLSHAFVVLDESQNTTTEQMFMFLTRLGVDSKCVITGDRTQIDLPRNKRSGLLEAVAALKGIQGIEFHHFSERDVMRHPLVQPVIRAYQAYRGQGPERQGNNTSYKRPPQKEKSPQHDEVGGD; from the coding sequence ATGGAATCATTAGTCCTAGAATTTGACAGCGCTCGCATGCTACGATCTCTCTATGGAAACGAGGAGCGTTTTCTGTATGACATGGAAAGTAAACTCGGCGTTCGAATAATAACTCGGGATGGGTGGATACGTATTGAGGGTAAGCGGTCTGCCGTGGAGAGGGCATGTTCCGTTTTCCGGGAGTTAGAAAATGCCAAAAAGCATGGAATTAACATCCGACAGCACGAGTTTCAGCACGCGCTTTTTTCCTCCACAAGGCTACATGGCGGGAATACTCTCTCTAACCTCGTGGAATCAAAGATACTATGCTCTCCCAATAAACCTCCGGTCGTTCCTAGGACAGCAGGGCAGAAAGCATACATAGAGGCCATTAAGAATGCTGACATTACTTTTGGGCTAGGTCCAGCCGGGACTGGAAAAACCTACCTGGCTATGGCGCTAGCCGTCGCCGCACTGAAACAAGACAAGATTGGCAGGATTATACTTACACGTCCGGCGGTTGAGGCAGGAGAAGCTCTGGGATTTTTACCGGGAGACTTGAAAGATAAAATCCTTCCATACCTACGGCCCTTCTATGATGCCTTGCATGATATGCTGGGAACTGATGAAATTCAGCGTAGCATATGCAAGGGTGTGATGGAGATTGCTCCCTTGGCCTACATGCGGGGACGGACCCTCAGTCATGCCTTCGTTGTCTTGGATGAATCTCAAAATACGACCACAGAACAGATGTTTATGTTTCTAACCCGTCTGGGAGTGGATTCGAAGTGCGTTATCACTGGGGATCGAACACAAATTGATTTACCGAGAAACAAAAGAAGTGGCCTCCTCGAGGCTGTAGCAGCCCTAAAGGGAATCCAGGGAATTGAATTCCACCACTTCTCGGAAAGGGATGTTATGCGGCATCCGCTTGTACAGCCTGTAATACGTGCTTATCAAGCCTACCGTGGGCAGGGGCCGGAGAGGCAGGGCAACAACACATCCTATAAGCGCCCCCCGCAAAAAGAAAAGAGCCCCCAGCACGACGAAGTAGGGGGGGACTGA
- the ybeY gene encoding rRNA maturation RNase YbeY, with amino-acid sequence MLRSHITSARGVMRRGRRPAGGSAHSPWKQTGIHLDLVNYQREVRVDMPLLRQMGVLALPHCSDKVGGSGSVLSDLPVVEVAIVSDAVISAVHRQFLGEDSATDVVTFPYGEVIVSAETASVNSSFYRHSPTVEIAFCLIHGLLHLNGYSDHTTLQAAKMRRRQTKILKKVHQELWLGDHTRHYWRILLHLT; translated from the coding sequence ATGCTCCGTTCACATATTACCTCTGCCCGCGGCGTTATGAGGAGAGGAAGAAGACCTGCTGGTGGGTCTGCGCACAGTCCATGGAAGCAAACTGGTATTCACCTGGATCTGGTCAACTATCAGCGAGAGGTGCGCGTGGATATGCCTCTTTTGAGGCAGATGGGGGTCCTGGCTCTGCCTCACTGTTCTGATAAGGTGGGTGGGTCTGGATCTGTCTTGTCGGACCTTCCTGTAGTTGAGGTAGCTATTGTGTCCGACGCTGTTATCTCGGCAGTCCATAGGCAGTTTCTCGGAGAAGACTCTGCTACAGACGTTGTAACATTCCCGTACGGAGAGGTCATTGTTAGTGCGGAGACTGCTTCTGTCAATAGTAGCTTTTACAGACATTCTCCAACGGTAGAAATCGCTTTCTGTCTGATTCATGGGCTTTTGCATCTTAATGGCTATAGCGACCATACTACACTGCAAGCTGCAAAAATGAGGAGAAGGCAGACTAAGATCTTAAAAAAGGTGCACCAAGAACTATGGCTGGGGGATCATACACGGCACTACTGGCGGATCCTTTTACATCTAACATAA
- the mnmA gene encoding tRNA 2-thiouridine(34) synthase MnmA, whose protein sequence is MHASQNSKAPSYLGVGGGKRVLVGMSGGVDSSVAAYLLREGGWDVIGVTMKVWPQDCLSRTEDKCCGPQAVADARRVAHVLDIPHYVVDEAMDFERLVIDYFSREYRAGRTPNPCIICNEKLKFGNLWEKAKFLDADYVATGHYATIRHTETGAILCKGTDLSKDQSYFLFSLSQEQLTRVLTPLGGMTKPEVRDIARQLGMQVADKKDSQEICFIPNNDYKTFLQSHLGKKELRTGGIYNTSGKYLGPHDGIEMYTVGQRKGLPGGSPQPLYVVDIDPAHSRVIVGFETELIREEFEVEGMNWLGVPLEGSIEVSVKIRSTHRGTLAVLHPMDGKRALVRLQEPQRAIAPGQAAVFYHHDQVRGGGWICRKKTSAG, encoded by the coding sequence ATGCATGCCAGTCAGAATTCGAAGGCTCCTTCCTATCTAGGCGTGGGAGGTGGCAAGCGTGTGCTTGTTGGCATGAGTGGTGGAGTAGATTCCAGTGTTGCCGCTTATCTGCTTAGGGAGGGAGGCTGGGACGTGATTGGGGTTACCATGAAAGTCTGGCCGCAGGACTGCTTATCTCGCACGGAAGATAAATGTTGCGGACCACAGGCGGTCGCGGATGCACGTAGGGTAGCGCATGTTCTTGACATACCTCACTATGTAGTGGACGAGGCTATGGACTTTGAGCGTTTAGTGATTGACTATTTCTCTAGGGAGTATCGCGCAGGACGTACGCCCAACCCATGTATCATATGCAATGAGAAGCTTAAGTTTGGAAATCTCTGGGAGAAAGCTAAGTTTTTAGATGCTGACTATGTTGCCACCGGACACTACGCTACTATTCGTCACACAGAAACTGGGGCTATACTGTGCAAGGGAACAGATTTATCTAAGGATCAGTCCTATTTTCTATTCAGTCTTTCCCAAGAGCAACTTACAAGAGTTTTGACCCCTCTGGGAGGGATGACTAAACCCGAGGTTCGTGATATTGCACGTCAATTGGGTATGCAAGTTGCGGACAAGAAGGATAGCCAGGAAATATGTTTTATACCTAATAATGACTATAAAACCTTCCTCCAGAGCCACCTTGGTAAGAAGGAACTCCGTACGGGGGGCATCTACAATACCTCTGGCAAATATTTGGGACCTCACGATGGGATCGAAATGTATACCGTCGGCCAACGTAAGGGCCTCCCAGGGGGGTCTCCACAGCCTCTGTATGTTGTGGATATTGATCCCGCCCACTCCCGAGTCATTGTGGGATTTGAGACAGAGTTGATTCGGGAGGAATTTGAGGTCGAAGGGATGAATTGGCTGGGAGTTCCCCTGGAGGGGAGTATAGAAGTAAGTGTTAAAATTCGCTCTACTCACCGTGGCACATTGGCTGTATTGCATCCAATGGACGGCAAGCGCGCTTTGGTACGATTGCAAGAACCACAACGTGCTATTGCTCCAGGACAAGCTGCCGTTTTCTATCATCATGATCAGGTAAGGGGTGGTGGTTGGATTTGTCGCAAAAAAACGTCGGCAGGATGA
- the cutA gene encoding divalent-cation tolerance protein CutA, with product MIQLVLTTFPSSVQARQTARQLVQARLAACGTVLPGAISIYTWNGNLEENRECLLLLKTTTDCVERLQVEIQRMHPYNVPEILSFKADSCFAAYAVWIRQSCTQSEGG from the coding sequence ATGATTCAGCTTGTTCTAACCACATTCCCAAGTTCTGTTCAGGCTAGACAAACTGCACGCCAGCTTGTGCAAGCTCGTCTGGCTGCCTGTGGCACCGTCCTCCCGGGAGCAATCTCTATCTATACCTGGAATGGAAATTTAGAAGAGAATCGGGAATGCCTCCTTCTACTGAAAACTACTACGGATTGTGTGGAAAGACTTCAGGTCGAAATTCAGAGAATGCACCCCTATAATGTGCCAGAAATCCTATCGTTTAAGGCAGATTCCTGCTTTGCTGCCTATGCTGTTTGGATCAGGCAGTCTTGCACACAAAGTGAAGGGGGATGA
- a CDS encoding indole-3-glycerol phosphate synthase TrpC produces MTFLEEILKAVRKELSSAKIQRTPADLRSMVADAPPVIALDQKLRSSFCLIAEIKEKSPSVGPMRAENVKSAPEAYEEASIVQAISVLTNFSYFGMSIQKLGEIRKNSSKPILRKDFIVEEYQIWEARAFGADALLLMANVLDVPRLRGFYDLCRELGMEALFEVHTDEEIHLLPPDAKIVGINSRRFKDKGGFVGVTGMSNEDLSVNLDAFQLVEKLPVAAIRVAESGLSPSMLGHVRGKFQAALVGTSLLRDNLGVRAGLADFEKQLSCGKS; encoded by the coding sequence ATGACTTTCCTTGAAGAAATCTTGAAGGCCGTGCGGAAAGAGCTTAGTTCGGCAAAAATACAACGCACGCCTGCAGATTTACGGTCGATGGTAGCAGATGCACCACCAGTTATTGCGTTGGATCAGAAATTGAGGAGCAGCTTTTGTCTTATTGCTGAAATTAAAGAAAAATCTCCTAGCGTGGGGCCTATGCGCGCTGAAAATGTCAAAAGTGCACCAGAGGCCTACGAGGAGGCCTCTATCGTGCAGGCTATCTCTGTGCTTACAAACTTCTCCTACTTTGGCATGTCCATCCAGAAGCTGGGAGAGATCCGCAAGAATTCCTCAAAACCGATTTTGCGCAAGGATTTTATCGTAGAAGAATACCAAATCTGGGAAGCTCGCGCCTTTGGTGCAGATGCCCTGCTGCTGATGGCAAATGTGCTAGATGTTCCCCGCCTTCGTGGTTTCTATGATCTATGCCGTGAGTTAGGTATGGAAGCTCTTTTCGAGGTCCATACCGATGAAGAAATTCATCTCCTTCCACCAGACGCAAAAATAGTGGGAATTAACAGCAGAAGGTTTAAGGATAAAGGGGGCTTTGTTGGGGTTACAGGCATGTCAAATGAAGATCTTAGCGTCAACCTAGACGCTTTTCAGCTCGTCGAAAAGCTACCGGTGGCGGCTATCCGAGTGGCGGAGAGTGGACTTTCTCCCTCGATGTTGGGCCATGTGCGTGGGAAATTTCAAGCTGCCCTGGTCGGCACTTCGTTGCTGCGTGATAACCTGGGGGTGCGGGCTGGCCTTGCAGACTTTGAAAAACAACTCTCTTGCGGTAAGTCTTAG
- the ruvB gene encoding Holliday junction branch migration DNA helicase RuvB, protein MKGHQEIPNTSLDSLRPSVFEQFYGQEKAVGRLQLMVEAAQKRGDVLRHILLSGPPGLGKTTLANIIGGTVGTNVKTTSGPLLEKAGDLVGLLTDVPHGGVLFIDEIHRLQPAIEEYLYSAMEDFRLDIVIDQGPSARSIRLNLAKFTLIGATTRSGMISSPLRSRFDMTCRLDYYSVTHLQKIVERSASLLDLPIDAASASEIARRSRGTPRIANNLLHWVRDYAQVRFSGIVTQEIVVRALTMLEIDEEGVDRMDKHILEVLIGKFDGGPVGINSLAVAVGEEVGTLEEVHEPYLIMQGYLQRTAHGRVATARAYQKIGISSPVPHESIPK, encoded by the coding sequence GTGAAAGGCCATCAAGAAATACCTAATACATCACTAGACTCTCTACGCCCTTCCGTATTTGAACAGTTTTATGGTCAAGAGAAGGCCGTAGGGCGGTTGCAACTAATGGTGGAGGCGGCGCAGAAGCGTGGAGATGTTCTGCGACACATCCTTCTGAGTGGTCCGCCCGGCTTAGGAAAGACTACGCTGGCTAACATTATCGGCGGTACTGTGGGCACTAATGTAAAGACCACTAGTGGACCTCTACTAGAAAAAGCGGGGGACCTTGTAGGTCTCTTGACGGATGTACCACATGGGGGGGTGTTGTTCATTGATGAAATACACCGCTTACAACCTGCCATTGAGGAATATCTCTATTCTGCCATGGAGGATTTTAGGCTGGATATTGTTATTGATCAAGGTCCTAGTGCGCGCAGTATCCGTCTCAATCTCGCTAAGTTCACTCTTATCGGAGCTACTACCCGTTCTGGGATGATTTCATCCCCACTACGTTCTCGATTTGATATGACCTGCAGATTGGATTACTATAGCGTCACTCATCTACAAAAGATTGTAGAACGTAGCGCTAGTTTGCTAGACCTTCCTATCGACGCAGCTAGTGCCTCGGAAATCGCCCGTCGCTCCCGTGGCACTCCGCGCATTGCTAACAACTTGCTCCACTGGGTGCGAGATTATGCTCAAGTTCGATTTTCCGGCATTGTCACTCAGGAGATAGTTGTTCGAGCACTGACAATGCTAGAAATCGATGAGGAAGGTGTCGACAGAATGGACAAGCACATTCTAGAGGTTCTTATTGGCAAGTTTGATGGGGGACCGGTTGGAATAAATTCACTTGCAGTGGCTGTTGGAGAGGAAGTAGGGACACTAGAGGAAGTACATGAGCCGTATCTAATTATGCAGGGATACCTCCAACGTACAGCTCATGGGCGTGTCGCTACTGCACGCGCCTACCAGAAAATCGGTATTTCCTCTCCCGTACCACATGAGTCCATTCCAAAGTAG